GTAAGGTTCTTCAAATATACCGATTTTGTATATTATATGCGATAGCGCTGCAAGTGAACCACATTAGCCCATAACATTTGGCGTGAGCATCACTCCTAATTCAACCCCGGAATAGGACTGAACCAGACCGGTCAAGGCCGGAGGAACCAGCCTTGACCGGTTCAAGTCTCGATTGAGGTCCTGCACTATTAGTTCTAACTGGGAATTGGTCTTGCAAGGTCAATTCCTGGGTGGAACCTACACTGAACCTGTCTAGCGCAGGATCTAAGTTTTAAGTTTCTCATTCggctttttctaatttttcactTTCTCACTTCAAATTTGGCTCTGTCAACTATCTAGTTTCTCTCATTTCAGATTTGAGTTCTCTTTGTCCAGTGGTGCCGATTaatctttctctctttcatttcgCTTGACTGTCTTACATCCTCACTCTGTGCACGTTACAATCCAAAGCCTCATTTCCCCTCCACGACCCCCACTCGATGAAAGCGTGCTCCCCCTTGGTGTCATTGATCCAGAGCACAAAGTTGTGGGCAGACGAAAAGCTTGCTGTAGCCTAGCCTTAGACGTGGATCTCGCAATGGTCCTTGCAGGAGAAGACACAGAGTCAGCCAGACCAAAACCTGATGATGGAATTGAGGCCTCGTGTCGCCAGATCTCGATTTGCGACGCCCTCCTAATCGTCGATCATGTTAAGCAAGTCATCCCAAATCAGCTTTGCATCCGGTGAGCTAACATTTGAGTTGGCCGAGTCGAGATATAGTTTGAGTCACAAGGttggttttcaattttagggggggggggggaaccTAACTCACCTCGAGAATCGATCAACTCTAGATAGCATAGTGTATAATCTCGCACAATATTTTGGCCTTGCACTATGACGTCTTTCTATTTCTATCGACCCCCTTTATGGGTGAACGTATTGTTGCAGACCTCGATGCTAATAATACGACTGCTTTTTGCGGGCCTAATTGAGGTTACCTATCTGTGATCGAGCCCAATCAAGAGGCCCAAATTTCGGTCGGGAGACCATTTCTTGATCCACATGGAAGTGCGTTTCTTCCGATTTGTAGCGATGGAACAAAGGCTGATGTAACTGTCAACGTCATCCGAAAGTATCTAGAATCGATCCCTCATGAAAAAATCAACTCGCGTCAACCATGCTATAAGAATTCTAATTCAAACTTAACTAGATTCAAGGtcccgtttgtttcgcgaaaaacagatgatttagaaaatattttcctaaaaacgattGCTTGTATTAGGTGAAATGATTAGCcaacgagaaatattttcactattaacaacaatttatgtcctaatattttcgtggacgacaAAAATGATTCACCCGTTCATTTTAGTGTGCGGGAAGAACGATCgcttttataaaaatatttttcaaatcatttatttttcgcaaaacaaacggagcctaaatatgAACAATATTAGTACTTATAACTTATCAATTAGAAGTATTACTAGAAGAAAACATAGCTCACAGTTAAAGAGTTCCACAAGGAAGACATGCGGATAAAGGCATGTTGTGTTCGAACATTAAAATGTCAATGTGAATGACGTCGAGTTCCAAGCGATTATTGCTCAGATGAGATCAACTTTCATGTAGAACATTCAACAATAAGTAGATGTGGGGAGCCAAGTCTCGAATAAGCCCTTCAACTAAGAGTGATCGGTTCCAAGAACTGTACATTGCATATTAGGAACATGAAACCTATTCTGTTAGAAATCGCATTTCATTCTTAGAACATAGAATTTGtctgctctttctttctctgtttcttttttttttttttgatttagTTGCTTAACTATAAGCATTATTTTCGTGAAACAGTAAATTAGGACACCCCCAATGGCCTTTTTATGTAGGAATGGtcaatttcattattattattatatatgtgtatgtatatatactCAAAAGTGCTCGATTAAGAGACTTGTGGTTTCGCTTTGAACCGgttcacaaattttttttacaaggAACCGAACCGGTTTTCATGTGGACCGGTTTGAAATCGGCCGGGCAAGGGCGGTTCGGAATGACACCCGACTCATTCCGTGCTGCTAGGGTTTACTGGTGCCTCGTTTATAAACGTGGGGTGAGGCCTCCTCAAGGTTGCCGTCTTCCTTGTCGCATCCTCCGACAGTTGCGATGGACTGTATAAATCTCTGCTCGCTCTTCTCAGATGTTCTCTCCAACTCTCTCTGGCTGGTTTGATGCGGGATCTTCATTAAGATCAACAGGTATGCTCCTTAATCATCGTCGCACTTTCTCTTTCCTCCATGTGTCGTTCCATTTCGTTCGAGTAGGTCATGAGTGCTCCTTTTTCTGAGTTTACTTTTGGTCGCTACCGCCgctcctcgccgccgccgccagctCCTCATCGGCGCCCCCGAACCTCCACCTCTGGCTATGGCTGCTACCGCGACCTCAGATCCGAGGTTGCGAATTCTAAATCTGAATCTGAGGTCGGACGGCTCCGATTAGTCGGCCGCATCGGGTGCAAAGTGGGGTGGTGGGCCGATGGTGAGATGTCGGCGGCGGTTGGAGCTGAAAAGCTGGCCGGTGACGATGTTGTTGATGTCGGGGAAAGTGGCCCCTCTGTAGATAAATCCTTGCAACTGAACGTAATAAGCTAATTAGACACCATTCGCGAGGTGAGCTATTGGAGTTGATGCTAATGCTAATTAGTCATTAATATTCAGTTTTTGTCGTTTGAAACTTAAAACCTTTCAAAAAAAAGTAGAACCAAGTTTTAAGTTAGAATTTTAGTGCCTGACAATGCACATGACTTCCTATGATGCATTGCGCTCAGGCTGATATACTAGGATTTACAACTTCTTGAAGGAACGTCGTCGTCGTCCCTTTTTGTCTAAGAGCAGAGCAATCCCAGTGGTAATTTTTAATGAGTAATTAAGGGCAGAGTCagataaaagaagaaatgtATTGTCCAACATCCTTGCCTCGTTTTGTAGCCATCCTGCACTAATTCTTTTTGTCTCTGTGCTACTGCTTGCAGAAGATGCAACGTGTCTAGTTGGCTGGTCTTTAGCGGCTTGGACATTGACCCGGACCATCTCCAAGCTCTTAAAATAGACTAAGGTCTTGGTCAGTACTCTCTCAGAACTATGCTTCTAGCAGATGGTGTCTTGGTGAATTGGTTCAAATGATGGAGTACAAGAATGGCAGAGGACATGTAGTCTTGCCTATACTTTACAAAGTGGAAACAAAGGATGTGGAGCACCAATTGGGGATGTCAGCGGAGAGATTTTGGTCCCGTAAGAAGCATTTGGATGAAAAGGTTGTGGATGAATGGGAGGAAGTGTTCACAGAAATTACTTCCCTAAAAGGATGGGATTCCAGGAAAGATGTCAACAGGTACAATTTTACTTGAACCTTCTTTATTAGTGCATTGACTATTTGCCTTTCAATATATGACATGTGATAATATAGAGGTGAGAAATAGACAACTTCAATGAACTGGGGCAATCCATTCCAAAGTTAGCTTGTTCATGTGCTGTAATGAGGTTTATTATGCAATTATTGTAGCTTTGTACTTAACCTCTAATTCTACTTGGCAGATTCCAAGGAGACTTGGGAGAATTGGTTATCATAGAGGTTTTGAGTGAGTTACGGAAGGCCTTTGGACTAGTTTTTACCAAGCAACCGGTCGGAATCGACGGTCCTATGGAGGATGTCATGATACTTGTGTATTGTGCCCTTCTCTTGTTGGTATTAAGGGATGGGTGGTATTGGCAAGATAGCTTTCACTAAGGTCATCTACAACAAACTTGTTGATCAATTTGAACATCGTCTTGAATATTTGCATAACCGACTAACCTCGAGTGAAATTGAAGAAAGTTCTTATtttccttgatgatgtggatgataATAATCACTTGAAGGTTTTGGTTGGATATCATAAGTGGTTTGGCTCGGGAAGTAGGATCATCATTACCACGAGAAGCAAAATTGTTCTTGATGGTGTTAAGCGGACATCAATCATGAACATGAGGTAGACGACTTCCCTTAGCTCTCGAGGTTATGGGTTTAagtttgtcaaaaa
This genomic interval from Rhodamnia argentea isolate NSW1041297 chromosome 4, ASM2092103v1, whole genome shotgun sequence contains the following:
- the LOC115749205 gene encoding uncharacterized protein LOC115749205, which produces MMEYKNGRGHVVLPILYKVETKDVEHQLGMSAERFWSRKKHLDEKVVDEWEEVFTEITSLKGWDSRKDVNRLWVYDEAFKVLENNEVVSELKWIEWNGCPFVVINMYLENRISIMGIENIQDKGGEQAWTKC